In Dreissena polymorpha isolate Duluth1 unplaced genomic scaffold, UMN_Dpol_1.0 chrUn009, whole genome shotgun sequence, one DNA window encodes the following:
- the LOC127863456 gene encoding mucin-2-like encodes MVSLHRRKINGCGGEADVAAYMMGGMDLEQRCRSRHRWVGLMQIMGVYKDGGSSLCIALAAGATIRPPSWSRGIPVPMPDEAESWKPEIAFGDIAFPLPTVPADPETTTTDVASTTIATPTTTVTTTTEANTAAPETPTSTTKDPSITVSTTTELTITTEQENNNQPTTEQPTTEKQTTKQPTTEAPTTNITDQPTTESPTTDRLPTTTKQPTAEDATFTTSTEQPTTETSTLPTTTEQKTTEAATLPTTTEQPATEAATLQTTTEQKTTEAATLPTTTEQPTTEDATLTTFTEQPTTDTSTLPTTTEQKTSEAATLPTSTEQPTTEAVTLPTTTEQPVTAAPTLNTTTEQPTTEASTTTNEQSTTEAAMLTTTTEQQTTEAPTSTTTFTELQTTGVPTTTEASTTATTTEKPKTEAPTVFTTAEPITESPTTTTNTGERTTEVPTTTASTENPTTTSSTGNPTTEIPTFTEQPRTETVPETTTTDATTKVVPTTNITDTTTAFILPMTTATTSAPTSATPKVNSPVTRNPDVLPPISKNDDSSESDDDFDDDNDLWKDRLDYKDDNVANNHWNFWLKALRLAIDQATKRSRTFRSFRSSPM; translated from the exons ATGGTGTCACTACATCGTCGGAAGATAAACGGATGCGGCGGGGAAGCGGATGTAGCAGCGTACATGATGGGCGGGATGGACCTTGAGCAGCGATGCCGATCAAGACATCGATGGGTTGGCCTTATGCAGATTATGGGAGTGTATAAGGACGGCGGAA GCTCATTATGCATCGCTCTGGCGGCGGGTGCCACCATACGGCCCCCATCGTGGTCTAGAGGAATCCCCGTGCCTATGCCTGACGAGGCGGAATCTTGGAAACCGGAAATTGCGTTCGGCGACATTGCATTCCCTCTTCCAACTGTCCCTGCTGATCCCGAAACCACTACCACCGATGTCGCATCAACAACAATTGCGACCCCGACGACCACAGTCACGACCACAACGGAAGCAAACACTGCCGCTCCGGAAACACCTACTTCAACGACTAAAGATCCATCCATAACCGTCTCCACAACCACAGAGCTTACAATAACTACCGAACAGGAAAATAATAACCAACCAACTACCGAACAGCCCACAACAGAAAAGCAAACTACCAAACAGCCCACAACTGAAGCTCCTACAACTAATATCACAGATCAGCCAACAACCGAATCCCCGACCACTGACCGATTGCCAACTACTACCAAACAGCCAACAGCAGAAGATGCAACATTTACAACTTCTACCGAACAGCCAACAACAGAAACTTCGACATTACCAACTACTACCGAACAGAAAACAACAGAAGCTGCGACATTACCAACTACTACCGAGCAGCCAGCAACAGAAGCTGCGACATTACAAACTACTACCGAACAGAAAACAACAGAAGCTGCGACATTACCAACTACTACCGAACAGCCAACAACAGAAGATGCAACATTAACAACTTTTACCGAACAGCCAACAACAGATACTTCGACATTACCAACTACTACCGAACAAAAAACATCAGAAGCTGCGACATTACCAACTTCTACCGAGCAGCCAACAACAGAAGCTGTGACATTACCAACTACTACGGAACAGCCAGTAACTGCAGCTCCGACACTAAATACTACTACCGAACAGCCAACAACTGAAGCTTCAACAACTACTAATGAACAGTCAACAACAGAAGCTGCGATGTTAACAACTACTACCGAACAGCAAACAACTGAAGCTCCGACATCAACAACTACATTTACCGAACTACAAACAACAGGCGTTCCAACAACAACAGAAGCCTCGACAACAGCAACCACTACCGAAAAGCCAAAAACTGAGGCTCCGACAGTATTTACTACTGCCGAACCAATAACAGAATCtccaacaacaactactaataccgGAGAGCGAACAACAGAAGTtccaacaacaacagcatctaCCGAAAATCCAACAACAACTAGTTCTACCGGAAACCCAACAACAGAAATTCCTACTTTTACTGAACAACCAAGAACAGAGACGGTCCCAGAAACTACAACGACTGATGCGACAACAAAGGTTGTTCCCACAACCAACATAACCGACACGACAACCGCCTTTATTCTGCCGATGACGACAGCGACCACCTCTGCGCCAACTTCAGCAACACCGAAAGTAAATTCCCCAGTTACCAGAAATCCCGACGTTTTACCGCCAATCTCCAAAAACGACGACAGCAGTGAGTCTGACGACGATTTCGATGATGACAACGATTTATGGAAGGATCGGTTAGACTACAAGGACGATAATGTCGCTAATAATCACTGGAACTTTTGGTTAAAAGCGCTGAGGCTGGCAATTGACCAAGCGACTAAGCGTTCAAGGACATTCCGCAGCTTCCGTTCAAGCCCAATGTGA